From the genome of Opisthocomus hoazin isolate bOpiHoa1 chromosome 4, bOpiHoa1.hap1, whole genome shotgun sequence:
TTACCAGAACAGACAGTGTGCCAGTTGCCCTCAGTCAAAGGGTTTATTTCCAGACTGAAATTTATTAATGACTGAAGTTCAGTGCAGCTGACCAAAATAGCTCTGAAATGACCAGTCTGCAGCAGTGCATGGCTAACATGTATCTGCTCTTTCATGGTGAAAAATGGTACAAATTATCTTTTTATAAAAAGCCCTTTACTACAGATGTGAATTTACTAGATTGTCAGCATTTTCACATGTTGGCAAATGTCAGGAAGAGCATAGAGGTGAAATATTTATTGCAATGCAGAGTTCCTGCTAAGGCGGTAGAATTACATGGAGCGTGGTTTGTGTCCGAGAGGCAGATACGGTAATTCTGAAGGACCATAGGTAAAAGGTCTTAATAAACCTGGATTATAGCACTAAAAAGCCTCAGGGCCCCTACAGGCAGATGGCTATGGCTGCAAATCTTGGAGACTGCTGGGTCATTCCATGTCTTCTGGTGCACTGAGGCACCCGTGTGTGGAAGGGTGAGTCAGTGCGGGGTTTGAGAGGTTGCTGGGGCAGAAGGCCTAGCTGCCAAAGGGGTAATGCAAGAAAACATGGTGGTGCCGTGGGGAGAAAGCTATAATAAGACACAGGCAGGAAATAGAATGAGAACAGGGGATTCTTGTAGATAGTGGTTTGAAGAAAAATCTTGGTGTCTAGGTCTGCTGCTGTAACACTCTGTTAATGCAAGAtgatttttcagaattttgaCTGAGAGCTAATGGAAATAGATGATATGTGGGAGACCAGGGTGCTCCCATTCTGTGCGAGCTTGGGTAGAGGAAAATACGTGTTTTATGCAAGTAGTCGGTTCATAGTGATTGCTAAAGCAGTATTACAGTCGTGATGGCCGTCTTCCTGAACAATACCTTTTTAATGACATTTCCCCCTACCTAGCAATTGTATTGCCTAACTAATGCATCTTACTGTTCTCTTTTAGTAGCTAGGCAAGTTCATTCTGGGTTTACATTGTTAAAATACAAACTATTAACTGGGATTTGTGACATGCCTATGTCAAGTGTCACCGGTCATATTAGACCGAATCTCATTCAGGCTAAAATCTTTGCCTGGGGTCCAAGCCATTGAATActcaggaatttatttttttttccctttcacataGGTGATGTTTCTGCACAAGCTATGATTGATGTCCTGCGTGACAAGGATAGTGGTGTCTGTGTGGACTCTGAATCTTTCCTTACTACAGCTAGCATAGTGTCTGTTCTGCCTCAGGACCCTAGTTTTCCCTGTGTTCATTACTTCACTGGCACGCCAGACCCTTCAAGGTAAGCCACAGCATAGGGGTTTCCTGGGTGCAGAGCAGATGAAAAATACTAAACAAACCCTGCTACCCAAATTGGAACATGCTCCAAGAGCATATTCTAACCAGAAATGCAATCAGCAGATGTTGATGTGTAGTCTGGCAGTCATGTGTTACTGAACTGCATCTTGCTGCAATTCTAAATGGACACCACTGGGCTGAAAGGCCAGATCTGTAACTTCGGCTAAATTCAGAGCTTCTAGAGTAAATGCAGTTTAGGGAGGACCCAGGAACTACTACTCCAGCATAGTTGCTTTCCAGTGGGTTCTTAGTGAGGTGATGAGGTTGTGGACCATTGTAGTCGCTTCTCTTGAACAGATGCgttcaaaactgaaacaaaatatcTAAAGAGCAGAGAGGGGGTGTGTACTATAGGTAGTCTCGTATGACGTCAAAATGTTAACAGAGCACATCATCTGCAACTCCCAGGTATCCCGAGTGTGTTTTTTACTGGAGGGACAATTTCCAGTTGGTTTAAATTATGTCTTTTCTAGTTGAAACCAGCAGAGGAGATAAAGGAACTCATGGATGAGATCATCAAAGAACTAATGAATTATCTTGTGTTTTAAACAGAATCCACCTGGGATTCACAGAAATTAAACTAAACCACTTGCAGTTATTCAGGAGATCTGCCACTTGCATTGAGGTAAAGAGGTTATGGGGAGAAGAAAATGGTGCCCTTGAACAGCTGACAGTCATTCCTTGAAGAGTGGTAGTAAGCATTAGGTTCTGCTGAGAGCTACAGAAGTCATCCATCCCAAAGGGAATTTCCACCCACCTTGCTTTATGCAACTCAGACTTTCAGggttaagtatgaagtttgagctTGCTTACCAAAACTTTTCTTTGATTTGGTGAAAATCCTTTGAGATTAAAAAGGAGTAAGGGTTCGAATTGTTTTGGTgggatttctgtcttttttgaaGGCAGGGAGTCTAGCTGTAAAAAAAACTTGTTTAGAGGCCTTTCTTGCATTATTTTACGCTCTGATGCATTAAAAAAGCATTGTTTTAAGTGCAGCTAGTGAGTCACATAAACTCTTAGTCAGCAAGGCTTCATGACAGTGATGGAAAGTGTAGCAGCAATGAGCCTGCTGACCGTATGCAGGCAGTGGTTATTAATCATGTTTTGCAGAAGTCTTGCACTTCTGACAGCTTCTTTACTGCAGAATGCAGGGTCCTGTTTTGTTGTGTATCTAAAGGGAAGGCAGGCAGTTTCTCCATGCTCTTGCCAAACCTACACTCAGATTCTCAGGAATTAAGATCCTGGATTGCGAGGATTttgttgtctgtctgtctctctctggaGTTTAGATCCAAACTCAGTGTTGAAGTTGTTTGAGAAGTGTCACAATATTGGTACCtatgtcttcctccccccataAAATTCTGAAATGCTCCTGGTTCTATGCCAAATCCTCTGATATTGAGCAGGCTATGTAATCTTCCCTGTTCCACAGAAGTGTGTGTTtgtgatttttaatgaaaattaaatctgggaggagaaggagagatGGCAGTGtgaacagaggagaaaaaccAATGTGAGGCTGAATGCTgagatttgttaaaaaaaaacttgGAGAGGAAAAATACAGTGCCACTTTTTCTAAAGAAGTGGCAGAactggcatgaaggagaccaaaGAAGCCTATAGGTAAAAAGGGGTAGTAAGTTTTACAGTAATTGGCAAACCCAGTTCTTTTAAAACACatacatttattttgcttgtgacCAGTACCAACTCTCTAACCTAGTCTGTGCCTAGTGTAGATTAATTACCTATGCTGTTCtgtatctgttttttaaaatagccTGGTGAACATTTGAGTAACATACATAAAATCTCTTACTACTGCAAGCAGTAATTCTCATTTCTTTCAGGTCCATATTTAAACCCTTTATTTTTGTTGATGATGTAAAATTAGTACCAAAAGTGCAGTCTCCTTCTTTTGGCAATGATGATCCTGCTAAAAAGATACCTCGATTCCAGGAGAAACCTGATCGCAGGCATGAATTGTACAAGGCACATGAATGGGCTCAGTCTCTCCTTGAGAACGATCAGGTAAGAGCTGTGGGACCTGGAATTAAAGAACTAAATGTAGATTCCTAACTCCATAAGGTACTTCAGAGTTACTCACTGAAAAACAAGGATACAACCTATTCTGGCTAAACATTTCTCCATgttatcaaaaataaaaaaaaagcattctctGAATATTCTTAGAATCCTTGCAAGTTCAGCTTGAATAATGACGCCCCCTGAAGGGCAAACTATTCTGCATAGTTTTTTTGGTTATCCTGAAAGTActttcacaaaatgaaaaggcaaaCTGTGACAAGCTGATTAGCTTGTTCAGTCCCCATTATGTATATAGTCTTTTTAAGTGATTATTGAACACTGGATGCTAGTGCAACATGGTATCAGAATTATATGATAGGATGATGGCAAGAATGTCATAATTTGAATTACATGCTGGATTAAGATCTACAtggtttgaggggtttttttttcttgaaggtgTAATTTGCACATGACAGTTTTGCAAGTCTCAATTTAATGCATTTCTGTTAATTTGtaagaaataactgaaaatgcCATCCAAGAAGAAAGGACACTTTCCAATGCCATGAAACATGTACCTGATGGCTGAAAACCTTCCAGTGTAAAAACCTAAAGTGTTGAAAATGTCTTACAGGAATAAATTTTGGAATAAATAAAGGCAGAAATGGGATTATTCTATACAGCTTTTCCAGCTGATTGAGATACAACTTTTGCTGTCATAGTGCAAGTGGTTCAGTAACTGTTGTTTGACACTTGCAATTACAACTACAGCAGTAAACTGGAGAACTGGTTATAAGGAAGTAAAACAGAGGGAGAGATCACCAGGGCATGCCAGCCATGCTGGTATTGGTATTTTGGGCAATTTGCAGAAGAACCCCATAGTCGTGTTGAACTTCCACAGAGGActtgcttttctgcagttttcctCTGTGTGTATTTGCATAGGTGAGAGTCTTGCTAAGATGGCAACAGCATTCAGACTTATCCATTGGTGATTAAGGAAACCATGGTAACTTTGCTAGTACAAACTTTAGTTAAACGCAGTTTTGGCTAGATGTGGTTTTTAATCCCTTGCAATagtttaatttaaaatctgtGGCCTCTGTGGTATCATTGACTCAATGTGCAGCTGGCTCCTATAGCGAGATGTTGATTTAGGGAAGATCTAGGAAAGGCACTTCAGCATCTTGTGAACTCTTCCCTACTGAAGTCCCACAGTGCGACACCAGAAGTTGTGGCAGAAAAGGAAATGTAGTTTTTAGTCAGCCTTCATGCTACAAAAACTGCCCACCTGAGAGTCTAAACTTTAGCTTAGGAGCTCTACTCTTTCTGCACAAATGTTGGTATAAATCCTGGAAGGCTCAGAACCATCACTCAttctaaatgcctttttttctggaATTCAATTTTGAAAGCTGCAAGGAAAACAAACAGCACttctcctttaaaacaaaaaagtaaaaaaaaaaaggtagactGTAAATGACATCTGGATAAAACAATATGAGACTTTCTTCAGGAGTGTATTTCCTGCCCAGAAACATGAAGAGCAATAACTCAGAATGACACACAAAGGCTTCCCTGGGATCTGGAGTCTTAATGCTGTTACATTATACATAATTTCAGGTCTAGTCATCATCTTgcagggaagctcagaaagtatgggctggatgagtggacagtgaggtggattgagaactggctgaatggcagagctcagagggttgtcgtcagcagcgctgagtctagttggaggccggtaactagtggggttccccaggggtcagtactgggcccagtcttgtccagcttattcatcagtgacctggatgaagggttagagtgtaccctcagcaagtttgctgatgacacaaaactgggaggtgtggtagatacaccagaaggctgtgctgccattcagcgagacctggacaggctggagagttgggcagagaggaacctgatgaggttcaaccagggcaagtgcagggtcctccacctggggaggaacaactccatgctccagtacaggcttggggcggacctgctggagagcagctctggggagagggacctgggagtgctggtggacgacaggttaaccatgagccagcagtgtgccctggctgccaagaaggcaaatggtatcctgcggtgcatcaagaagagtgtggccagcaggacgagggaggttctcctccccctctacactgccctagtgaggcctcatctggagtgctgtgtccagttctgggctccccagttcaagaaagatgaggacctactggagagagtccagcggaaggctatgaagatgataggggactggagcatctctcctatgaggaaaggctgagggacctgggcctGTTTTGCCTGAGGAAGCGAAGACTGAGGgggtgaccttataaatgcttataaatatctgaagggtgggtgtcaagaggatggggccagactgttttcagtggtgcccagcaacaggacaaggggcaacgggcacaaactgaagcacaggaagttccagctgaacatgaggaagaacttcactctgagggagacagagccctggaacaggctgcccagtggagtcttcttccctggagatattcaaaaccggcctggacaaggtcctgtgcagcctgctctatgtgaccctgctttggcagggggttgggatagatgatctccagaggtcctttccaacccctaccgttctgtgattctgaacatGATCTGAGGGGGTACACATGTACATACCGTGATCTGTACAATCCTCAGCACTGCTAGTCTTCTCATATAGTTCTGTTTGCGGGTTTACAGGCTTAAGAAGTTGCTATACCTCTTTATCATGTGTACAAGCCTTAGACCGTTTTCCTCCATCTTTCATTCcatcttccttctctgctttAAACATAGCAACTCCTTATTTTTCTTAATGCATAAAGTGTCCAGCACTGTTCCTCTTAGCCTTTGACCATCCAAAAACCTATTAAGAGTAATATCTTATACTTAAAaaagctttcttattttaaaaaatgcttgacAATATCTCCATAACAGAAGAGAACGGTAAAATGCTTTAATGAGCGTATTTGCTGGTTAATTGAGTTTGGTTGTTTCATGCCTTTAGGATAAAGGCCAGAAACTGATGAGGATTATGTTAGACCTTGAAAAACAAGGCTTAGAAGCAATGGAAGATATCCTTACTCGTACAGAGGTTCTGGATCCCGCTGAAGTAGTGGATCTTTTCTACGACTGTGTTGACACAGAACTAAAGTTCTTCAAATAAAGTAAGCAAACACTTCAATTCTTTACATACCGAGTTTCTAGTACCAGTTATCAGTGAATATGAAATGTTGGATCTGATTCtgatcttcctccttctcttttaCACTAAGCTAAGGGTGTTCAGAATCGGGCCCAAAGCCACCTTTGTACCTCAGTGCATCTGCTTGGATTGTCTCCAAAGTCCCTTTTCCCTATGCTAGATTGCAggcaattttttttcaatttcactcTTGCTTGGAATGAATTTTAAACGTATTTTATCTCATTTCAGCTACGGTGGCTGTTGTTAGCCTTTTCACTGGAAGACTGCAAAGTTCTTCAAGCCTTGAAAGAAAGTCTTCACACTTGtgaatttgcaagaaaaatatttctagagGAACAAATGTTACTTGCTAGCTATATCTGGTTAACAAATTGCTTTCCTTTGTCCAATTCTGTGGTGTTCCTACTTGTGTATGTATATAGTGAAAGGAGAAAGTCACTGACTGGTCCAATTACTGCGTGCATGCTGGCTAATTTAGTACAGAATGTTTAATATGTATGTTGGGGAACCAATTAAAGCAAAGATTAACTTCATCAGGCTAACTGCCATATTGTCATTGAAAGCAATCTGTTTTTTCCTCTACTGCTCAAGACTAGGCTTGCAGCAAAGTTgacctgcatttttctcttcttgctaATTCGTACAAAGAACCGTAGAGTTGAAATACCATTTTTGACAGGGCAGGAGAGTAAGTCCTGGTTCTTGGCCTGCTGTACTGGCCTTAGATGGGCATCTCTGGTTACAGTGACTCAACATCTGACACCATGCCTGTACAAATTATCAGAATTATGTTCCCCAGGTTaagttttgcctttgcctgcacccAGCTTAGGGAGGCTTGTGTTTGTAATGCACCTGGCTTCTGCTCTAGTACTGAAACACAGAGCCAGCCTGGATGCCTAAGACATCTGTACATAACCTATTGGCTCTTCAGATGCAATTAATAAGGTGTCGTATTTATATACAAGCTACAAATCAGGAATTTTTTGAGGGAGTAGCTGCTGGACATTGATCAGTACCTGACGGTTCTCCATCTTTCTGCCTCTGTACTGCTGAACAGTTCCTAGTAATCTCCATGGTGAGCATACATGGCTGACTAATCCATTAAGTACCAGTGAGTTGCTGGTGGATGTGGCAATCCAACTGGTTAGACTTAGAAACGGCTGTCTTACTCTTCCTTCTGTTAAGTGCAGTTCTGCAGCATGCTTCCCTTCCTCGACAGTCTTACAGACAGACctgcttttcctgtattttcttcttgtagAAGGGCAATAGAGCAAACACTTTAAGAATTAAACCAGTAAACGCTGCTTCCTGTGTCATGTGAAGATGGTTGGGGTCTTTTTGAGGAGTTTCAGACAATAAGTCCATGTCTTTAATAAGTGGAAGTTAGCATATGGAGTTAAAATCCTTCACTGTTCAGGGAAGGGGATGGTGAAGAACCACGGACTTTTGtactgaagaaataaaagctcCTTAGAAGGCAGCAGCACCTGAACTTGAAACTGTAATGCGTTGTGCATTAGGGAAGTAGTCATTGCTGTACTGGCACACTgcattctcagatttttttttttttcttttttatgaaatTGTTCCATTCAGACTAATTACTTTGGTATTGCCTTATATGACAACTGGCAACTGGACAA
Proteins encoded in this window:
- the SCRN1 gene encoding secernin-1 isoform X2, with the protein product MDWWCLERTLHGLGMRCKRWSTLLPQLMIQEAKLRLGLERGATAKEALDVIVALLEEHGQGGNYYEDGSSCHTFQSAFLIVDRNEAWILETSGKYWAAEKITEGVKCICNQLSLTTKIDAEHPELRNYVRSQGWWNGDSDFNFSEVFSLADDHLACCSGRESLEKQSGDVSAQAMIDVLRDKDSGVCVDSESFLTTASIVSVLPQDPSFPCVHYFTGTPDPSRSIFKPFIFVDDVKLVPKVQSPSFGNDDPAKKIPRFQEKPDRRHELYKAHEWAQSLLENDQDKGQKLMRIMLDLEKQGLEAMEDILTRTEVLDPAEVVDLFYDCVDTELKFFK